From Dermochelys coriacea isolate rDerCor1 chromosome 8, rDerCor1.pri.v4, whole genome shotgun sequence, the proteins below share one genomic window:
- the UBLCP1 gene encoding ubiquitin-like domain-containing CTD phosphatase 1 isoform X1, with amino-acid sequence MSLSLIIKWGGQEYSITSLSEDDTVLDLKQSLKGLTGVLPERQKLLGLKMKGKPADNDVKLGALKLKPNTKIMMMGTREESLEDVLGPPPDNDDVVNDFDIEEEVVEVENREENLLKISRRVKEYKVEILNPPREGKKLLVLDVDYTLFDHRSCAETGVELMRPYLHEFLTSAYEDYDIVIWSATNMKWIEAKMKELGVSTNANYKITFMLDSAAMITVHTPRRGLIDVKPLGVIWGKFSEFYNKKNTIMFDDIGRNFLMNPQNGLKVPFKEARTIALINSCGSELKETI; translated from the exons atgtctctctctcttataATAAAATGGGGTGGACAGGAATATTCTATAACCTCATTATCGGAAGATGATACAGTGTTAGATCTTAAACAATCTCTCAAAGGCCTTACAGGAGTGCTACCAGAGCGCCAAAAGTTGCTTGGACTTAAAATGAAAG GCAAACCTGCAGACAATGATGTTAAGCTCGGAGCTCTCAAACTGAAACCAAATACTAAAATCATGATGATGGGAACTCGTGAAGAGAGTTtg GAGGATGTCCTCGGACCACCCCCTGACAATGATGATGTAGTCAATGACTTTGATATTGAAGAAGAAGTAGTTGAAGTAGAAAATAG GGAAGAAAACCTACTAAAAATTTCCCGCAGAGTCAAAGAGTACAAAGTGGAAATTCTGAATCCTCCTAGGGAAGGGAAAAAACTGTTGGTACTAGATGTTGATTACACACTGTTTG ACCATAGGTCATGTGCAGAAACTGGGGTAGAGTTAATGAGGCCATACCTTCATGAATTCCTGACATCTGCATATGAAGATTATGATATTGTAATTTGGT CTGCTACTAATATGAAGTGGATTGAAGCTAAAATGAAA gagctgggagtgagtaCAAATGCAAACTACAAGATAACCTTCATGTTGGACAGTGCTGCCATGATAACAGTGCACACTCCAAGGAGAGGACTAATAGAT GTGAAACCTCTTGGTGTTATATGGGGCAAATTTTCAGAGTTTTACAACAAGAAAAATACTATCATGTTTGATGATATTGGACGAAACTTTCTAATGAACCCACAAAATGGACTAAAG